A region of Paenimyroides aestuarii DNA encodes the following proteins:
- a CDS encoding lysozyme inhibitor LprI family protein has product MKKFFTILMIVFSVMIYGQTNNIHQIDKELKDCFDLEENYTTKGMVDCINSATTKWDAELNMKYKKLLSILTVQQKEKLKISQREWIEYRDKEIEFSIQIYSDMQGTMWIPISAQKKLDLIRQRTIDLENYLADLTIGK; this is encoded by the coding sequence ATGAAAAAATTCTTTACAATATTAATGATTGTTTTTTCTGTAATGATTTATGGACAGACAAACAATATTCATCAAATTGATAAAGAATTAAAAGATTGTTTTGATTTAGAGGAAAATTACACAACTAAAGGAATGGTAGATTGTATAAATTCTGCAACTACAAAATGGGATGCTGAATTGAACATGAAATATAAAAAATTATTGAGCATTTTGACAGTTCAACAAAAAGAAAAATTAAAAATTTCTCAAAGAGAATGGATTGAATACAGAGATAAGGAAATTGAATTTTCAATCCAGATTTATTCTGATATGCAAGGAACAATGTGGATTCCTATTTCAGCTCAAAAAAAGCTTGATTTAATTAGACAAAGAACTATTGACCTTGAAAACTACTTAGCTGATTTGACTATTGGTAAATAA
- a CDS encoding glucosaminidase domain-containing protein produces MKKVLSVLFTGLILMSCNAAHSTKVREKIAKEYGNGDDKKKKVVVKTRSEVKKEQAPIAETKPAKPAKPLLEKQQNETLVATSKTHVSKNTIEDYINLYADAAMQSMKIYGIPASIKLAQGILESGSGNGTLCRTANNHFGIKCKEEWTGETVSHSDDKANECFRKYASAMDSYNDHSEFLANRVYYKNLFTLDKSDYHAWANGLKKAGYATDPRYPQKLIDIIERYKLYEFDQKVLGVNHAFAVKKAEEIVATNFGGQAQTYTVQAGDTLFAICQKFNSSVDEIKRINNLSSNALSIGQILKVN; encoded by the coding sequence ATGAAGAAAGTTTTATCTGTACTATTTACAGGATTGATTTTAATGAGTTGCAACGCAGCACATTCAACCAAAGTAAGAGAAAAGATTGCCAAAGAATACGGAAATGGTGATGATAAAAAGAAAAAGGTGGTGGTGAAAACCCGATCAGAGGTTAAAAAAGAACAAGCACCCATAGCAGAAACCAAACCTGCAAAACCTGCAAAACCATTACTTGAGAAACAGCAAAACGAAACATTAGTTGCCACTTCTAAGACCCATGTTTCAAAAAATACCATCGAAGATTATATTAATTTGTATGCCGATGCGGCTATGCAAAGTATGAAAATTTACGGAATTCCTGCAAGTATAAAACTGGCACAAGGTATTTTAGAATCGGGTTCAGGAAATGGAACATTGTGCCGAACTGCCAATAACCATTTTGGAATTAAGTGCAAAGAAGAATGGACAGGCGAAACCGTTTCACACTCTGACGATAAGGCCAATGAATGTTTTAGAAAATATGCCTCGGCAATGGATTCGTACAACGACCATTCAGAATTTTTAGCCAATAGAGTGTACTACAAAAATTTGTTCACATTAGATAAAAGCGACTATCATGCATGGGCAAATGGTTTGAAAAAAGCCGGATACGCAACCGATCCTCGTTATCCACAAAAATTAATAGATATTATTGAACGCTACAAATTGTATGAGTTTGATCAAAAAGTTTTAGGCGTAAACCACGCGTTTGCTGTAAAAAAAGCAGAGGAAATTGTAGCAACAAATTTCGGAGGTCAGGCACAAACTTACACTGTGCAAGCAGGCGATACGTTGTTTGCAATTTGCCAAAAGTTCAACTCGTCTGTAGATGAAATAAAACGTATCAATAATTTGTCAAGCAATGCTCTGTCTATTGGACAGATTTTGAAAGTGAATTAA
- the hemL gene encoding glutamate-1-semialdehyde 2,1-aminomutase — protein MNYQRSSELFVEAIKYIPGGVNSPVRAFKSVGGTPLFIKKAIGAYLFDEDDKRYIDYINSWGPMILGHAYQPVVDAVIEKTKLGTSFGTPTAIETEIAKLAVSMVPNIDKIRFVNSGTEACMSAVRLARGYTKREKIIKFRGCYHGHSDSFLIAAGSGLSTFGVPSSPGVTKGTAQDTLLANFNDLNSVKELFEANKEEIAAIIIEPVAGNMGCVPPVNNFLQELRAICDKNGTLLIFDEVMTGFRLAKGGAQELFKVQADIVCFGKVIGGGLPVGAFAARAEIMDYLAPVGPVYQAGTLSGNPLAMAAGLAMLQAINNDAELFNRLEAKTAYLEAGIRKVLTANKKTFTINRVGSMISVFFCENNVENYEDASKADTPEFKKFFHDLLERGIYIAPSSYETWFITDALSYEDLDETIQAINEATI, from the coding sequence ATGAATTATCAAAGAAGCAGCGAATTGTTCGTTGAAGCAATAAAATATATACCGGGAGGAGTTAATTCTCCCGTTCGTGCGTTTAAATCGGTAGGAGGAACACCTCTTTTCATTAAAAAAGCCATTGGCGCGTATCTTTTTGATGAAGACGATAAACGCTATATAGATTACATCAACTCGTGGGGGCCAATGATTTTGGGTCATGCATACCAACCAGTTGTTGATGCAGTGATTGAAAAAACCAAGTTGGGCACATCGTTTGGAACGCCTACCGCCATTGAAACCGAAATTGCAAAACTGGCTGTTTCGATGGTGCCGAATATCGATAAAATTCGATTTGTAAACTCGGGAACCGAAGCGTGTATGAGTGCGGTTCGCTTGGCACGAGGCTATACCAAACGAGAAAAAATCATCAAATTTCGCGGTTGTTACCACGGACATTCCGATTCGTTTTTAATAGCGGCAGGCAGTGGTTTATCAACATTTGGCGTGCCTTCTAGCCCTGGAGTTACCAAAGGAACTGCACAAGACACTTTGTTGGCAAATTTCAACGATTTGAATTCTGTAAAGGAATTGTTTGAAGCCAATAAAGAGGAAATCGCAGCGATTATCATTGAACCGGTTGCAGGAAATATGGGCTGTGTGCCGCCTGTGAATAATTTTCTTCAAGAATTAAGAGCGATTTGCGATAAAAACGGAACGTTGTTGATTTTTGATGAAGTAATGACGGGTTTTCGCTTGGCAAAAGGTGGTGCACAAGAGTTGTTTAAGGTACAAGCAGATATTGTTTGCTTTGGAAAAGTAATTGGTGGCGGTTTGCCTGTTGGTGCATTTGCTGCCCGCGCAGAAATTATGGATTATTTGGCACCTGTTGGGCCGGTTTATCAAGCAGGAACATTATCGGGAAATCCGTTGGCAATGGCGGCTGGTTTAGCGATGTTGCAGGCAATTAATAACGATGCCGAATTATTCAACAGATTAGAAGCAAAAACAGCGTATTTAGAAGCGGGTATTCGCAAAGTTTTAACTGCCAACAAAAAAACGTTCACTATAAATAGGGTAGGGTCAATGATTTCGGTTTTCTTTTGTGAAAACAATGTTGAAAATTACGAAGACGCTTCAAAAGCCGATACACCTGAGTTTAAAAAATTCTTTCACGATTTGCTAGAGCGCGGTATTTATATTGCACCATCAAGCTATGAAACTTGGTTTATTACCGATGCGTTATCGTATGAAGATTTAGACGAAACCATACAAGCAATCAACGAAGCCACAATATAA
- a CDS encoding outer membrane beta-barrel protein — MKHLLAICALLCSTFLYAQKIEVKGKITTSEKKPIEAATVYLSTVKDSTLIDYTITDISGDFSIPIKKTNEPLFLTVSYLGYEDYAKKLEDLKESLNLGTISLQTASDVLDELVITTDAAPIRVKKDTLEFNAASFKVRPDATVKELLEQLPGVEVDVDGKIKVNGKEVNNVLVNGKPFFGADGKVAIENLPKDIINKVQITDTKTKEEKITGSKATSDSKTINLTIDEDKNKGLFGRFIAGYGTDDRYESSLLFNYFKNDFKISVLGSSNNINSQGFSTNEIMDNMSGGRNSYSTWSDDGSFSINGFDFGGQRGISQTDMIGVNYSDNWGKKNKVSMNYLFNEVENNNENKSRIENLLPNNKFVTESASDLKSKSANHTFNYDIEMELDSLTTLTIVPILKRGISTTRTNSASETRNELGTLLNQSNSKDFLNVDTYSFENELLIARRFKRKGRSISLGLENRNTNNETYQLKNSAALFFQSQAEDDIRNQEIQSTKHTDEYTINAVYREPINNTQSLIFRYTSTWTNEYQGRGTFDFNNMSNDFSVFNDLLSFSNSLKGTRVAPSVGYQINMDKVWFNLSAGTTFNNYDVSSFYNNVHYLNNRFDILPKINASTSIEVGKSKRVYANYSYNESSPFLNQLLEYEDLSNPLFISKGNKDLQTSQEHSIYLNFNNYDWQSRSGYYAYAGGSFNPRSTGTTQSFDENFVARSSFINVYDTYNYWSGISYNKSYNLTDKNKLSISAGFNVDGDLNKGSLNEVAYTANRTSFGPRVNVTLDFDKKLTIQPSYTYSIDKTNYKNFTIDQANFFRHKAGLMITSYMPKNVVFGSDVMYQYNSNLSSAFRKDFLLWNASLGYNFFNERFLAKVKVYDILNQNQSIRRIVSPTTISDTQDTILRQYVMFSLTYKLERFAGKKKSNHFMIEE; from the coding sequence ATGAAACATCTTTTAGCCATTTGCGCCCTCTTGTGCAGTACGTTTTTATATGCACAAAAAATAGAAGTAAAAGGAAAAATCACCACCAGCGAAAAAAAACCCATTGAAGCAGCAACGGTTTACCTATCCACCGTAAAAGATTCCACTTTAATTGATTATACCATTACCGATATTTCGGGCGATTTTTCGATTCCGATAAAAAAAACAAACGAACCTCTTTTCTTAACGGTTTCCTATTTGGGCTACGAAGATTATGCTAAAAAATTAGAAGATTTAAAAGAATCTTTGAATTTAGGAACCATTTCGTTGCAAACCGCCAGCGATGTGTTAGATGAATTGGTAATTACAACCGATGCCGCACCCATTCGGGTAAAAAAAGACACCTTAGAGTTCAATGCTGCTTCATTCAAAGTGCGACCAGATGCTACTGTAAAAGAGCTTTTGGAGCAGTTACCTGGTGTGGAGGTAGATGTGGACGGTAAAATAAAGGTAAACGGCAAGGAAGTGAACAATGTTCTAGTAAACGGAAAACCATTTTTTGGTGCCGATGGAAAAGTAGCTATTGAAAATTTACCGAAAGACATCATTAATAAAGTACAAATTACCGATACCAAAACCAAAGAAGAAAAAATTACAGGCTCTAAAGCCACAAGCGACTCCAAAACCATTAATCTTACCATCGATGAAGACAAAAACAAAGGTCTTTTTGGTAGATTTATTGCCGGATATGGAACAGATGACCGGTACGAATCATCGCTCTTATTCAATTATTTTAAAAATGATTTTAAGATAAGCGTTTTGGGTTCGTCGAACAATATCAATTCTCAAGGTTTTTCAACCAACGAAATCATGGATAATATGTCGGGTGGCAGAAACAGTTACTCTACATGGAGCGACGATGGATCGTTTTCTATCAACGGTTTCGATTTTGGTGGTCAGAGAGGAATCAGCCAAACCGATATGATTGGGGTGAACTACAGCGATAATTGGGGCAAAAAAAATAAAGTGAGCATGAACTATCTTTTTAACGAGGTAGAAAACAACAACGAAAACAAATCACGCATTGAAAATCTGCTTCCTAATAATAAATTTGTTACCGAATCTGCATCCGACCTTAAATCGAAATCGGCCAACCACACCTTCAATTACGATATTGAAATGGAATTGGATTCTCTAACAACACTTACCATTGTTCCTATTTTAAAAAGAGGCATCAGCACCACCCGAACCAATAGCGCAAGCGAAACTAGAAATGAATTGGGTACCCTTTTAAACCAATCAAATAGCAAAGATTTTTTAAACGTGGATACTTACAGTTTTGAAAACGAATTGCTAATTGCACGCCGATTTAAAAGAAAAGGAAGAAGCATTAGTTTAGGTTTAGAAAACAGAAACACGAACAACGAAACCTATCAGTTAAAGAATTCAGCGGCTCTTTTCTTTCAATCACAAGCTGAAGATGATATTCGAAACCAAGAAATACAGTCCACAAAACATACCGATGAATATACCATTAACGCCGTTTACCGAGAGCCTATTAACAACACTCAATCCTTAATATTCAGATATACATCAACTTGGACAAACGAATACCAAGGCAGAGGTACTTTTGATTTTAATAATATGAGCAATGATTTTTCTGTTTTTAACGATTTACTTTCGTTTTCGAATAGCTTAAAAGGCACACGAGTAGCTCCAAGTGTGGGCTATCAAATCAATATGGATAAAGTGTGGTTTAATTTATCGGCAGGAACTACTTTTAACAACTACGATGTATCTTCCTTTTATAACAACGTTCATTATTTAAACAACAGATTTGATATTTTGCCAAAAATCAATGCAAGTACCAGTATCGAAGTTGGAAAATCAAAACGAGTTTATGCCAATTATTCTTACAACGAAAGCAGCCCTTTTTTAAATCAATTGTTAGAATACGAAGATTTATCCAATCCGTTATTTATATCAAAAGGAAACAAAGATTTGCAAACTTCCCAAGAACACAGTATCTATCTTAATTTCAACAACTATGATTGGCAATCCAGATCGGGTTATTATGCATATGCCGGAGGTTCCTTTAACCCACGCTCAACGGGAACTACGCAATCGTTTGATGAAAACTTCGTGGCGAGATCAAGCTTCATAAATGTATATGACACCTATAATTATTGGTCGGGAATTAGTTATAACAAAAGTTATAATTTAACCGATAAAAACAAATTGTCTATAAGTGCGGGGTTCAATGTAGATGGCGATTTGAACAAAGGATCTTTAAACGAAGTGGCTTATACAGCAAATAGAACCAGCTTTGGTCCAAGAGTGAATGTTACTTTAGATTTTGATAAGAAATTAACCATTCAACCCAGCTATACCTATAGCATTGACAAAACCAATTATAAGAATTTCACCATTGATCAAGCCAATTTTTTCAGGCACAAAGCAGGTTTAATGATTACGTCATACATGCCTAAAAATGTTGTTTTTGGAAGCGATGTAATGTACCAATACAACTCTAACCTTTCCAGCGCTTTCAGAAAAGATTTCTTGCTTTGGAATGCCAGTTTAGGTTACAACTTTTTTAACGAACGTTTTTTGGCGAAAGTAAAAGTATATGATATTTTAAATCAAAACCAAAGCATTCGAAGAATTGTTTCACCAACAACTATTTCAGACACGCAAGACACCATTTTAAGACAATATGTAATGTTTTCTTTAACCTATAAATTGGAACGATTTGCAGGAAAAAAGAAAAGCAACCACTTCATGATTGAAGAGTGA
- a CDS encoding 1-aminocyclopropane-1-carboxylate deaminase/D-cysteine desulfhydrase, whose protein sequence is MITPQQASFNQKIIVPNSYGIEVYVKREDVLHTEISGNKFRKLKYNLEEAKRLGYTKLLTFGGAYSNHIAAVAAAGRDFGFETIGVIRGEELQEKYLENPTLKKASTNGMQFQFVTRTQYRDKNNEPFLADLKQKYGDFYLIPEGGTNDLAVKGCEEILTSEDKMFDIICCAVGTGGTISGIINSLQPHQKAIGFPALKGDFLQEDIKKHAKNSQWNLVTDYHFGGYAKINDELKQFMKQFFKKYLISLDPVYTSKVFFGVIDLISKGYFKSDSKILIIHTGGLQGLQSNIAEI, encoded by the coding sequence ATGATTACACCACAACAAGCATCTTTCAACCAAAAAATAATTGTTCCGAATAGTTATGGCATCGAAGTATATGTGAAAAGAGAAGATGTATTGCACACTGAAATATCGGGCAATAAATTCCGCAAGCTGAAATATAATTTGGAAGAAGCAAAACGTTTGGGATATACCAAATTATTGACTTTTGGCGGCGCGTATTCTAACCATATTGCGGCAGTTGCTGCGGCTGGGCGTGATTTTGGATTTGAAACCATTGGCGTGATTCGAGGTGAAGAATTGCAGGAAAAATACCTGGAAAATCCCACCTTGAAAAAGGCATCAACAAATGGCATGCAGTTTCAATTTGTAACCCGAACACAATATCGCGATAAAAATAACGAGCCTTTTTTGGCAGATTTGAAGCAAAAATATGGAGATTTTTACTTGATTCCCGAAGGCGGAACCAATGATTTGGCGGTAAAAGGCTGCGAAGAAATTTTAACTTCAGAAGATAAAATGTTCGATATTATTTGTTGTGCCGTGGGAACAGGCGGCACCATTTCGGGCATCATCAACAGTTTACAACCGCATCAAAAAGCCATTGGTTTTCCGGCTTTAAAAGGTGATTTTTTACAAGAAGATATAAAAAAACACGCCAAAAACAGCCAGTGGAATTTGGTAACTGATTATCATTTTGGAGGTTACGCAAAGATAAATGATGAATTGAAACAGTTTATGAAACAATTTTTTAAAAAATATTTAATATCTTTGGATCCTGTTTATACATCGAAAGTGTTTTTTGGTGTAATCGATTTAATATCAAAAGGTTATTTTAAATCTGATTCAAAAATATTAATAATTCATACGGGAGGTTTGCAAGGACTTCAATCTAATATCGCTGAAATATGA
- a CDS encoding urocanate hydratase, with product MKKELIEGEDYYLSPQGFRVFTAKYLLDRGFCCMSGCKHCPYGFSKLIDQIKKKTKPRTMTFQEEILQGIPATLPPKALYDATINHAPKRKEILTAEEKTLALRNALRYFEPQHHETLIPEFKEELENYGRIYMYRFRPKYRMYARDINEYPGKSLQAKAIQMMIQNNLDYAVAQHPHELITYGGNGGVFSNWAQYLLTMKYLAEMTDEQTLVMYSGHPMGLFPSHKNAPRVVVTNGMMIPNYSKPDDWEKFNALGVTQYGQMTAGSYMYIGPQGIVHGTTITVLNGFRKIGKEPKGNLFVTSGLGGMSGAQPKAGTIAGCITVCAEVNPKITKIRHSQGWIHEIIEDLDQLVDRVRKAQAAKEVVSIAYLGNVVDIWEKFDQENIHIDLGSDQTSLHNPWAGGYYPVGVSFEEANKMMAEEPDLFKGKVQETLRRHAAAINKHTAKGTYFFDYGNAFLLEASRAGADVMNPNATLGREFKYPSYVQDIMGPMCFDYGFGPFRWVCASNNPEDLKKTDDIACEVLEEMIKTSPAEIQQQMKDNIQWIRGAQENKLVVGSQARILYADAEGRANIAKAFNDAIAAGKIGPVVLGRDHHDVSGTDSPYRETSNIYDGSRFTADMAIHNVIGDSFRGATWVSIHNGGGVGWGEVINGGFGMLLDGTLEAEQRLKSMLFWDVNNGISRRSWARNEGAVFAIKRAMEAEPLLKVTLPNLVDDNLLN from the coding sequence ATGAAGAAAGAGTTAATTGAAGGTGAAGATTATTATCTTTCCCCACAAGGGTTTCGCGTGTTCACAGCAAAATATCTCTTAGACCGAGGTTTTTGTTGCATGAGCGGATGCAAGCATTGCCCTTATGGATTCAGCAAATTAATCGATCAAATAAAGAAAAAAACAAAACCAAGAACTATGACGTTTCAAGAAGAAATACTTCAGGGAATTCCGGCAACCTTGCCACCAAAAGCATTATACGACGCTACCATTAATCACGCACCAAAGCGTAAAGAAATATTAACAGCAGAAGAAAAAACATTAGCGTTGCGCAATGCGTTGCGTTATTTTGAGCCGCAACACCACGAGACGCTGATACCCGAATTTAAGGAAGAATTAGAAAATTACGGCCGCATTTACATGTACCGTTTTCGTCCGAAATACCGCATGTATGCGCGCGATATCAACGAATATCCCGGAAAATCGTTGCAGGCAAAAGCCATACAAATGATGATTCAGAACAATCTGGATTATGCCGTGGCACAACATCCGCACGAATTGATTACTTATGGCGGCAACGGAGGTGTTTTCAGCAATTGGGCACAATACCTGTTAACCATGAAATATTTAGCTGAAATGACTGATGAGCAAACCTTAGTGATGTATTCTGGGCATCCAATGGGCTTGTTTCCGTCGCACAAAAATGCGCCAAGGGTTGTTGTAACAAATGGTATGATGATTCCGAATTATTCCAAACCAGACGATTGGGAAAAATTCAACGCTTTGGGTGTAACACAATACGGACAAATGACTGCTGGATCGTACATGTACATTGGTCCTCAAGGAATTGTACACGGAACTACAATTACGGTTTTGAACGGTTTCAGAAAAATTGGTAAAGAACCAAAAGGCAACTTGTTTGTAACATCTGGATTGGGCGGAATGAGCGGTGCACAGCCAAAAGCGGGAACTATTGCCGGCTGTATCACGGTTTGTGCCGAAGTAAACCCAAAAATCACGAAAATTCGCCACAGTCAAGGTTGGATTCATGAAATTATCGAAGATTTAGATCAATTAGTCGATCGTGTTCGCAAAGCACAAGCGGCTAAAGAAGTTGTTTCTATCGCATATTTAGGAAATGTGGTGGATATCTGGGAAAAATTTGATCAAGAAAACATACATATCGATTTGGGATCGGATCAAACTTCATTGCATAATCCTTGGGCGGGTGGCTATTATCCCGTGGGAGTTTCGTTTGAAGAAGCCAATAAAATGATGGCCGAAGAACCTGATTTATTCAAAGGAAAAGTACAAGAAACTTTGCGCCGACACGCAGCAGCCATCAACAAACACACAGCAAAAGGCACCTACTTTTTCGATTACGGAAATGCCTTTTTACTGGAAGCTTCGCGTGCCGGAGCCGATGTGATGAATCCGAACGCAACTTTGGGTCGTGAGTTTAAATATCCATCGTATGTACAAGATATCATGGGTCCCATGTGTTTTGATTATGGTTTTGGCCCATTTCGTTGGGTGTGTGCAAGCAACAATCCCGAAGATTTGAAAAAAACCGACGATATTGCTTGTGAAGTTTTAGAAGAAATGATTAAAACCTCGCCTGCTGAAATCCAACAGCAAATGAAAGACAATATTCAATGGATTCGCGGTGCGCAAGAAAACAAATTGGTGGTGGGTTCGCAAGCACGTATTTTATATGCCGATGCCGAAGGACGTGCCAACATTGCCAAAGCGTTTAACGATGCCATTGCAGCAGGAAAAATAGGTCCGGTTGTGCTGGGTCGCGATCATCATGATGTATCAGGAACCGATTCGCCTTATCGCGAAACATCAAACATTTACGATGGTTCTCGATTTACCGCCGATATGGCAATTCACAACGTAATTGGCGACAGTTTCCGTGGGGCAACTTGGGTTTCTATCCACAACGGTGGCGGTGTTGGCTGGGGCGAAGTAATCAACGGAGGTTTTGGTATGCTTCTTGATGGTACTTTAGAAGCAGAACAACGCCTAAAATCGATGCTTTTCTGGGATGTAAACAACGGAATATCTCGCAGAAGCTGGGCACGCAACGAAGGTGCTGTTTTTGCAATTAAACGTGCAATGGAAGCGGAACCGTTATTAAAAGTTACATTGCCCAATTTAGTTGATGACAACCTATTAAATTAA